The Anolis sagrei isolate rAnoSag1 chromosome Y, rAnoSag1.mat, whole genome shotgun sequence genome contains a region encoding:
- the LOC132782077 gene encoding H(+)/Cl(-) exchange transporter 7 — MANVSKKVSWSGREREAEGRGEATPLLLNGARGRQLTSSSSSSSRLGGLSNVDLSDDQEPEADTTRLFPHEIPHSEKLLSLKYESLDYDNCENQLFLEEEKRINHTAFRTVEIRRWVICAMIGILTGLVACFIDIVVEYFAGLKYKVVKGNIDKFTQTGNLSFALLLWATLNAGFVMMGSTIVAFVEPVAAGSGIPQIKCYLNGVKIPHVVRLKTLVVKVCGVIFSVVGGLAVGKEGPMIHSGAVIAAGISQGRSTSLKRDFKIFEYFRRDTEKRDFVSAGAAAGVSAAFGAPVGGVLFSLEEGASFWNQFLTWRIFFASMISTFTLNTILSIYKGNPSDLSSPGLINFGQFDSEKMGYTIQEIPIFIFMGVVGGIVGAMFNALNYWLTMFRIRYIHRPVLQVIEAVLVGAVTAAVAFVMIYTSSDCQPLQGDSMAYPLQLFCPDGEYNAMAAAFFNTPEKSVVRLFHDPAGTYDPMTLGMFTLVYFFLACWTYGLTVSAGVFIPSLLIGAAWGRLFGISLSYINSGWIWADPGKYALMGAAAQLGGIVRMTLSLTVIMMEATGNVTYGFPIMLVLMTAKIVGDYFAEGLYDMHIQLQSVPFLHWEAPVTSHSFTAREVMSTPVTCLRRIEKVGTIVDVLSDRTSNHNGFPVVEGVPGHEQMAGLRGLILRSQLIVLLKHKVFVERANLSLVQHRLKLKDFRDAYPRFPPIQSIHVSQDERQCMMDLSEFMNPSPYTVPQEASLPRVFKLFRALGLRHLVVVDKHNQVVGLVTRKDLARYRLGKEGIEEVPLAQT, encoded by the exons ATGGCGAACGTCTCGAAGAAGGTGTCTTGGTCCGGGCGGGAGCGGGAGGCCGAGGGCCGCGGGGAGGCCACGCCCCTCCTGCTCAACGGCGCCAGAGGGAGGCAG CTgacttcatcctcctcctcctcttcacggCTCGGAGGCCTGAGCAATGTGGACCTCAGCGATGATCAGGAACCG GAAGCAGATACCACAAGGCTCTTTCCCCATGAGATCCCACACAGTGAGAAGCTACTCTCTCTCAAGTATGAG AGCTTGGATTATGACAACTGTGAAAACCAGCTATTCCTTGAGGAGGAGAAACGCATCAACCACACG GCCTTCCGGACGGTGGAGATCCGGCGCTGGGTCATCTGTGCCATGATCGGCATCCTGACTGGCCTAGTGGCTTGCTTCATCGACATCGTGGTGGAATACTTCGCCGGGCTGAAGTACAAGGTTGTCAAGGGCA ATATTGACAAATTCACCCAGACGGGGAACCTGTCCTTCgcgctgctgctctgggccaccCTTAATGCAGGCTTCGTGATGATGGGCTCCACAATTGTCGCCTTTGTTGAG CCGGTAGCAGCCGGGAGTGGAATCCCCCAAATCAAGTGCTACCTCAATGGAGTCAAAATCCCACACGTGGTCCGGCTGAAG ACGCTGGTTGTCAAGGTCTGCGGCGTGATTTTCTCAGTGGTCGGCGGCCTGGCGGTCGGGAAG GAAGGCCCCATGATTCACTCCGGTGCAGTCATTGCGGCGGGAATTTCCCAGGGACGGTCCACTTCCTTAAAGAGAGACTTCAAG ATTTTCGAATACTTCCGGAGAGATACGGAGAAGCGGGATTTCGTCTCTGCCGGAGCAGCTGCTGGTGTCTCAGCCGCCTTTGGGGCCCCAGTGG GTGGTGTGCTCTTCAGCTTGGAGGAAGGTGCGTCCTTCTGGAACCAGTTCCTGACATGGAGGATT TTCTTTGCCTCCATGATCTCCACCTTCACCTTGAACACCATCCTCAGCATCTACAAAGGGAACCCCTCCGATCTCTCCAGCCCCGGACTCATCAACTTCGGACAGTTCGATTCAGAG AAAATGGGGTACACCATCCAGGAGATCCCAATTTTCATCTTCATGGGCGTCGTGG GCGGCATTGTTGGGGCCATGTTCAATGCCTTGAACTACTGGCTGACCATGTTCCGGATCAG GTACATCCACCGCCCGGTGCTGCAGGTGATCGAGGCAGTGCTGGTGGGGGCAGTGACGGCAGCCGTGGCTTTTGTCATGATCTACACCTCCAGTGACTGCCAGCCTCTGCAAGGCGACAGCATGGCCTACCCGCTCCAG CTCTTCTGTCCCGATGGTGAATACAATGCCATGGCGGCCGCCTTCTTCAACACTCCTGAAAAGAGCGTCGTCCGGCTCTTCCATGACCCTGCAG gGACTTATGACCCCATGACACTGGGCATGTTCACCCTGGTGTACTTCTTCCTGGCCTGCTGGACCTACGGGCTGACCGTCTCGGCCGGTGTCTTCATCCCCTCCCTGCTCATCGGGGCTGCCTGGGGCCGGCTTTTTGGCATCTCCCTCTCCTACATCAACAGCGGATGG ATTTGGGCCGATCCTGGGAAATACGCCCTGATGGGAGCTGCAGCGCAGCTGG GGGGCATTGTGCGGATGACGCTGAGCCTGACAGTCATCATGATGGAGGCCACCGGCAATGTCACCTACGGCTTCCCCATTATGCTGGTCCTGATGACTGCAAAGATCGTGGGGGATTACTTCGCGGAG gGCTTGTATGATATGCACATCCAGCTGCAGAGCGTGCCTTTCCTCCATTGGGAGGCCCCTGTCACCTCCCACTCCTTCACCGCCAG AGAAGTGATGAGCACCCCGGTCACTTGCCTGCGACGGATCGAGAAAGTAGGCACCATCGTGGACGTCCTGAGCGACAGGACCTCCAATCACAACGGTTTCCCGGTAGTCGAAGGCGTCCCTGGACATGAACAG ATGGCAGGTTTGCGGGGCCTGATCCTGCGCTCCCAGCTGATCGTCCTCCTCAAGCACAAG GTCTTTGTGGAGCGGGCCAACCTGAGCCTGGTGCAGCACCGGCTGAAGCTGAAGGACTTCCGGGACGCTTACCCCCGCTTCCCGCCCATCCAGTCCATCCACGTCTCCCAGGACGAGCGCCAGTGCATGATGGACCTCTCCGAGTTCATGAACCCCTCGCCCTACACTGTGCCCCAG GAGGCCTCTCTGCCTcgcgtcttcaagctcttccggGCCCTGGGCCTGCGGCACCTTGTGGTGGTGGACAAGCACAACCAG GTGGTGGGTCTGGTGACCCGGAAGGACCTGGCCCGTTACCGCCTGGGCAAGGAAGGCATTGAGGAGGTGCCTTTGGCGCAGACGTGA